GGGCCTCGAGCGGCTGCTGCGCCACGAGCCGAGCGAGGGGCCCGAGGACGTGCTCCTCCGCGACGTGCCGAAGCGGAACCTGCACGTTGCGTAGCGTCGCGTAGGCTGCTCGCCCGGGGCGGGAGGGCCCCGCGGCTCACGCTCGCGCCGACGGGACGCATCATCACGGCCGCGCGTTGCGTCCGGCGCGAGAGATCGCCGCGGGGCCCTCCCGCCCCGGGCTCGGGCCTTGCGGCCCTTCGCACCCCGCCCCGCTTCGGCACATCGCACCCTCGGCTCCCGGTGGGATCATCGAGCGGGTTGCGCCCGCCGGTCGAGGCAGGGCGGCTGTCAAACGATGGGCGGCCGCGCTAAGAACGGTCCATGCACGTCACGATGGTCAAGAAGAAGCTGGCCGACGGCTCGGACTGCCGCAAGTGCGCCGACGTGACGGCATACCTCCAGACGCGCGGCTTCTGGGACCGTGTCGACGAGGTGGTGTGGGCGTACGAGAACGATCCCGCGAGCCCGGGCATGCTGCTCGGGAAACGCCTCGGCGTGGAGCGCGCGCCCTTCTTCGTCGTCCGCGACGAGCGCGGCGAGACCGTCTACACGAGCGCGCTGCAGCTGATCCAGGAGCGGTTCGGGCAGGAGGTATCGACCGCCGAGCGGGCAGGCGACGTCGACCCCGATGACGTGGGCGGGATCTGACTCATCCCGGGTCCGTGCGCTGCTCGCGCGGCTGCGCCGCGCTCCGCTGCTCCGACCCAACGCCGCCGCGGCTCCGCCGCGGGGCCCTTGCGTCCGTCGGCGAAGTCTCCCTCGGCTTCGCCCGCCTACGGTGCCGGCCGCACGTTGCCGGCGTGCAGGCCGCACTCCTTGAGCGTCTCCTCCTCCCACCACCAGCGCCCCTCGCGCTCGTGCTGGCCGGGGTTGATCGGCCGCGTGCACGGCTCGCAACCGATCGAGAAGAAGCCGCGCTCGTGGAGCGGGTTGTAAGGGACCTCGTGCTCGCGGATGTAGGCCCACACCTGCTTCGACGTCCAGTTCGCGAGCGGGTTGAACTTGACGAGCGGCCGCTCGGGCGAGCCGAAGGTCGGATCGGCCTGGACGACGGGAACCTCGGCGCGCGTGCCCGGGCTCTGGTCCCTGCGCTGGCCCGTCACCCACGCCTTCACGGGGCGGAGCGCACGCACCAGGGGCTCCACCTTCCGGATGCCGCAGCACTCCTTGTGGCCGTCCTTGTAGAAGGAGAAGAGTCCCTTCTCGCGCACGAGCTTCTCCACCGCCTCGGGCTGCGGGAAGAAGACCTCGACGGCGATCCGGTAGTGCTCGCGGACCTTCTCCAGGAACTGGTAGGTCTCGGGGTGGAGCCGTCCGGTATCGAGCGAGAAGACGCGGAACGGGCCGCCGATCTTGGCCGCCATGTCGACGAGGACGACGTCCTCGGCGCCGCTGAACGAGATGGCGAGATCCCGCCCATACTCGCGGATCGCGAGCGCGAGGACGTCCCGCGGATCGCGTCCCGCGTACTCAGCGGCTGTGGCCGGGAGGGTCTTGGGATCGAGCGCCATGGGGTCTCCGGGGGATGAGCGCTGCCCGGTGGGCAAGCACCGGTTTCATATCTACCGACGCGAGGATGGATTCGCAACCTCGCGCCACTCCGGGACGCGCCGGCCGACATCGCCGACATCCTTGACAGGCGTGGACGCATGACCTAGGAGACCGTGCATCAACCCCCCACCCAAGAGGAGGAGTTTGGCATGACGCCTGAAGAGATCTTCAAGGAGATGCCCGCCAACCTGAACGCCGACGCGGCCAGGGGCATGAACTCGACGATCCAGTTCAACCTCGCCGGTGACAACGGCGGCCAGTGGTACGTCGCCATCAAGGACGGCAAGGCCGAGGTCACCAAGGGCACCGCGTCGTCGCCCAACATGACGCTCTCGATGTCGGCGTCGGACTACGTCGACATGATCCTCGGGAAGCTGAACGGCCAGATGGCCTTCATGAGCGGCAAGCTCAAGATCTCCGGCGACATGGGGCTCGCGATGAAGATGCAGAGCCTCTTCAAGCGGCCCGTCTGAGCGAGAGACCACGTCTGAACCGGAGGCGGGTGGATGCGCGGCGCCGTCCACCCGGTCTCCTGCACCTGCGAGAGCGCCGCGGCCGGGGAGGAGGATGTGATGGAAGAGGGGACGAGCAAGGCGATTCCGCTCCGGCGCCCGCGCGGCGCCGCGCGGGCGCTGGCGTCGCGGCCGCTGCAGCTCACGGAGCGGCTCGGCGCGGGTGTGCGGCGCGTGCTGTCACCGCCGCGTCAGATCTGGCTGGCCAGCCTGGGCGGCGCGGTGCTCGCCGTCCGCGGAGCCCGCGCCGCGTGGTCTCAGCTCGTCACCGAGGGTGCCGCCGTGGAGGGCTGGCTCCGCCACACGCTCGCGGGTGCCGCGGACCGCGAAGCCCGCGGCTGAGACCCGACTCCTACGGGGGCGGCACGCGGCGCAGCAGCTCGCCCAGCGCGAGCAGGATGCCGCCGAGCGCGAGTCCCCCGAGCAGGCCTCCGAGCGCCGCGGCCACCAGCCCGTAGTGCCGCGCCGCCGCCACCCAGTACTCGGTCTGGAAGAGCGCGTGCTCGGGGTGACGCGCATACGCCGCCGCGACCTCCCGGAAGTGCGCGTCGCCCGCAACCAGCCAGCCCGTCACGCCCGCGGTGGCGAGCCCGAGCACCAGGATCGCCACCCCGAGGACGCGCAGAAAGCCCGGCATCAACCGCGCCCCGGGTCGAGCTCTCGCTTGCAGACGACGACGCGCGCGCGCCGGCGGGCATCGTAGCCGGCCCACTTCGCGGCCGGCACCTGCCCCGCCCCGACCTGCGAGAAGCCGAGGCGCAGGAAGAACTGCACCGCCCGCTCGTCGACCGCGCAGGCGAAGACGTAGGCGAGTCCGCGCCCCGCCGCCTCGCCGAGGAGCCGGGCGACCAGGCGCTCACCGATCCCCTCCCCCTTGAAGCGCGTGATGGTGTAGAGGCCGACGATCTCCCCTGCCCGTTCCGCGGCGTAGGGCGCGGTCAGGAGCCCGGCGATCCCCGCCAGGTGGCGGTCGCAGATGGTGGCGCCGAAGCCGACGGCGAGCACCTCCGCGATCTCGTCCGGCGAGCGCAGCTTGAGCAACCCCTCGCGCTGGCCGCGCTCGAGTAGGCGCTCCGCCTGCGCGAAGTCGTCCAGGCCGAGCGGCGCGACGCGGCAGTAGTCGCCGCGTGTGAAGAGGGTGCCCGAGCCCTCGTAGGTGAAGAGCTCGTCCGCGATGCCCTCGGGGGTACAGAGGTTCACGGAGTCGACGCCGGCGTGGAGCGCCTCACGCACCGCGACCAGCAGCGCCCGGCGGTCGCCGAGCCCTGACCACTCCGCCTGGCCCTGGCGGAGCAGCGTGTCGAGCACGTCGGCGTCGACGAACGAGAGCCGCCGCGGCTGACCGGCGAGGAGGCCGCCCTCGGGATCGACGAGTACGAGCTTCGGGATGCGGAGCGCGGTGGCGAGCGCCGGCGCGAGCCCGGGGAAGGGGGGCCCCGCCCCTCCGCGCACGGCGAGCGCGCACAGGCGCTCGCGGCGCAGGATGCCCCACAGCTCGGCGCGGAGCGCCTCCGTGTCCGGTGGCGGGAGCCCCGTGCCATCCACGCACACCACGGGCGCGCGCCGGCGGCCGAGCCCCTTCACACCCCCGAGCGCGGCGCGGAGGCGGCGCTGGGCCGCGGGCGTCAAGTCGGACCAACAGAGGAGGACGCGGGTGTCGTTGCGCACGAGGTCGGCGAGCGCGCTCGCGAGCCGTCCCAGGTCGGTGACCCCGGGGGCGACCGCCACGAGCACGCTCCGGCCACGGAACTCCTCGAGGTAGAAGTCCTTCTCGGCGAAGTGCTCGCCCTGACGCAGCTCTGCCGCCACTCGTCGCACGCGCTCGCCCGGGCCGGGCATGTGCGCCGAACCCTAGCACACGACGCGACGCCGGCAAGAAGGACGCGTAGATTTGCGCTCGTGCGTGCGCTCGCGCTAAGCGGCCGCGGTGCGCGCGCGCCTGGCGATCGCCCTGGCCCTGGTCCTCGCCGCCCGCGCGCGGCCCGCGTCCGCGGCCGCGCGCGCCGGCGC
This genomic window from Deltaproteobacteria bacterium contains:
- a CDS encoding phosphoadenylyl-sulfate reductase codes for the protein MALDPKTLPATAAEYAGRDPRDVLALAIREYGRDLAISFSGAEDVVLVDMAAKIGGPFRVFSLDTGRLHPETYQFLEKVREHYRIAVEVFFPQPEAVEKLVREKGLFSFYKDGHKECCGIRKVEPLVRALRPVKAWVTGQRRDQSPGTRAEVPVVQADPTFGSPERPLVKFNPLANWTSKQVWAYIREHEVPYNPLHERGFFSIGCEPCTRPINPGQHEREGRWWWEEETLKECGLHAGNVRPAP
- a CDS encoding SCP2 sterol-binding domain-containing protein — its product is MTPEEIFKEMPANLNADAARGMNSTIQFNLAGDNGGQWYVAIKDGKAEVTKGTASSPNMTLSMSASDYVDMILGKLNGQMAFMSGKLKISGDMGLAMKMQSLFKRPV
- a CDS encoding GNAT family N-acetyltransferase gives rise to the protein MPGPGERVRRVAAELRQGEHFAEKDFYLEEFRGRSVLVAVAPGVTDLGRLASALADLVRNDTRVLLCWSDLTPAAQRRLRAALGGVKGLGRRRAPVVCVDGTGLPPPDTEALRAELWGILRRERLCALAVRGGAGPPFPGLAPALATALRIPKLVLVDPEGGLLAGQPRRLSFVDADVLDTLLRQGQAEWSGLGDRRALLVAVREALHAGVDSVNLCTPEGIADELFTYEGSGTLFTRGDYCRVAPLGLDDFAQAERLLERGQREGLLKLRSPDEIAEVLAVGFGATICDRHLAGIAGLLTAPYAAERAGEIVGLYTITRFKGEGIGERLVARLLGEAAGRGLAYVFACAVDERAVQFFLRLGFSQVGAGQVPAAKWAGYDARRRARVVVCKRELDPGRG